The following is a genomic window from Malus sylvestris chromosome 12, drMalSylv7.2, whole genome shotgun sequence.
TCTAATTACACACTCCAAACTTCCtacaattagaaagaaaaataatgtaaagagtgtaaaatgagattttagaGTACCAATAACAGTTCTCTAAATATATCATATAacaataaaaacatataaataagTGGCTACAATTGATTAAGTACAAAAAATGAAATATGtattcaaagttattttataAGAAGGTCCAAAattattttacaaaaaaaattatcatcaaATCTTTAACCGAAGCTTTCATCAAAACGCCTAAGACCTGATTGGGACGCCCGATCTCCGCCTAGCGCCTGAGCACCCGCCCAGGCTGCTTTTTAGAACAGTGATCACAGGTAACTTGTTTGAATACGAATCGAGATAACTTAGCCATGAACCAATTGCAATATTATTGCCAACTGCCAACTGCCAACTGGTATCAGGGACGCCAGGTTTCTTTCGATGACTTAGCCATGAACCAGTTGGCATCAGGGCGTCCCTGGCATCAGGGGCATCCCTGATGTCAACTGGTTCAGTCGCCTGCCAAGCAGTACGCAATGGAGTCATCGAAAGAAACCTGGCGTCCCTGATGCCAGTTGACATGCTGTGGTGTTGTTGATGAAAGAAACCTCCCCCCATCTAAGGTTTTCTCCCCTGACCATGACCTGAACAACGTCGGGCGTTAGTATTTTGCTTTCCATCAGAAGGTGCACACAATGACACAGCTTATGTTGGAAAGTGTCCAATATAGGTTCAGACATCCTTGAGGAGGTCTGATTTGGAAACTAAGTACTTAAAACACGACGACAATATTTCAGATAATACTACACTTCCATACCATTTCAAAGCAAATGTTCTATGCAGACAACAAAATTACGACCCAGGAACAAGAGAGAATGCTACAATTCAGACATTGTTTTTGTCACAAATCCTAGCGCCCTACAGGCACTGTGCACTCAATCGTTTTACATGCAGTTATATTATTTGGTAATCCCGTGACTAAGgaaaattacaaattttaagCCTGAAGGCCATTGGCACATCTCCAAAGTACTCAGAACATTTGATTTCATATACTCCTAAGATAAATCCTAATCTTCTGATACTGGTTACCGTCAATAACAGAAGCAGAAAACCATAAACATTAGatcaaaatgaatgaaatggacaacataaaacaaaaataactcGCGTATTTGAAAAAGATTGCTCCACTAGATCTAGGTGAAGTTGACTGGTAATTTACTATATTGTGGAGATCTAGCCAAGTGGATATGTACGAAAGCAAAAGATAACTTCACGAATGCCTGGTAAAAACATCCAGAGTCCTAAAACATACATCAACACCTAAAAATTTGACAGCCAAAGCACCTTGGGAGTAAAGACCCTCTACGATATGCTTAGTTTGTAGTCATGCATGCCTTTACCAAAAAGAAGCTTAAAAGGCCAAGATGTGAAGAATCGTACGTTTCAAGAACTAAAAAGAAGCTTAAAAGGCTGACGGCAAGGAAAGAGATATGAAACAGCCAAAAGCAAAACTTTGACCCTTACatctttttaacttttttctcTTGATGTTATATTCAATGTCCCCGCAATCGATATGCTCATGATTTCTTAAAGGGTGATATCTCATTGACTGCAGCTCTTCTTCCACCAAAGCAAGCCTTCGTTTCTCATCTTTCTGAAGTGAGAAAATTCAAAAACATCAAAAACATACTTCTATAATCCTTGAAAAAACACGAGGCAATGTGGCATGATTATAAGATGGCATCTTATTAAATTTTACACATTTACATTCCACATACATTGTATAAGTGCCTGATAAAATAGTTAAGTTATTAAGGTATCAATAATTTCATTAGTTAGTTCTTAAGGTTTGAATGAGATAATTTATTCGAACAGATTGATTATGACAGTAATAGTTTTATAAGTGTGTCAATATGTGAAACACTTAAGATTACTCTAAAAATTTCCCATGATCTAACATTTTGCCTCATGAGATTGTAATTGAATACAACAATTTATTACCATAGGTTCGAGGTGAAGCAACATTGTCAGACTTACATGGGCCCTTTCCAACCCTAAAATGTGCTGCTTGCAGAGCTTGAGCTCCATTTCAAGGGAATGGAACCGAGACTCAACAGGTACTACACATTGCTCCACTATTTGTTTTTGTCTACCCCGGACGATCTCTGGCTGCCACAGATTCAATGCAACTGAAGCTTGCCTGAAACAAGCAATCGGGCAATAAAACACACTGACAAAAACATACTCATAAAAAGATgataaaaaagggaaaagacaAACAAAGTTCcagaaaaaatattataaaactgcattaaaaaaaaggaatgaTGTGCTTCCATGGACAAGGGTTCGGGAGCATGATATGACTCTCAGCCTCTCGTGCTGTTCCTTTTTATTCTTTTCGGTATAACAGAGGCTGGAGACTTGAGTAGGGGAGCACAAGAACTGAATTCCTGTCTCGATTATATGGTAAATACTATATCACTAGAGCTACAAGCTCTCGCCTCAAGTTGTTCTTGACTAATCTCCCTAACCGTATCACGGTACTCCTTTGTTCTCCACTAGGGGAGGGCAAGAATTGAAATCAATGGTCTCATGGTGATGGTACGGGTACTCCTTTGTTCTCCTAATGCGCATAGGCTCTGAATATGTAAACGATAATCGACGTGTTCCATTCTCTCTGAATTTTTCGGTATAATAGCTACAACTCTTGCCAAGTACTAGTTTTCAAAATGTAGTATGCagatcaaatcatatcagattACAATTAACTTCTTAAGTATCAATTTTTGGGATAATACAAATTATGAAAACAAATTAACCATATGAAAATTTCTGAAAAGCCAAACAGATTTCAAAGTTTctgtatatatacatgtatttcTAATTCTCTATCAAACTCAAATTAAGTCACAGattaccaaaagaaaaagaaaaaacagtaaACTAATTACCTAATCCTGCTCAAATTTGAGAGCTCGGTAAGTGTTGCTTGCATTTTCTGAGTCTCTTCGGCCAATCGAGCCTCCATCTCTCGGAGCTTCATAGACCGTTCTACAACCTGACTCTCCTTCCTCAAAACCGCCCTCCGATGCGCCGCCATTTTcttatccctctctctctcaaacctaaaaaacgaaaacaaaaacacacaattttcaaatttacatTTTCAAGTAGCTGAATttaaaaaacaacaaattaaatGTCTACCTGATTTTGTAGAGGGATTTAGAGGTTGATGGATTTGGGGAGGTAatcgaggaagaagaagtgggCAAATCGGAGGAGAGGAGGTGGGACCATAGAGAGTCTTCGTCGGATAAGCGGCGGAGGCGCGCGGAGGAGATTGATATACGGCAGAGGTCCTTGTAGCTGAAACTGCAGCTTTGAACGCCGATTTCTAGAATTCGCCTCCACAGCTCATCCGGGAGAGCAGACATTGAACTTAACGGTCTCTGGTGGTTGCGTAGCTGAACAAGCCGTCGTCCACGGTGGTGTTTATTTTCAGTCCCCGCCGACTGTTATCATTCAAACCTCCCCAACAGACTCACTTGATCATTATTTATTTAACTATTTTGTCAATCGGTCCTCATACACCGTTGACACACTGTtggaaaatatagaaaaatggaatgttttatttaattaagtAGGAATCTTATTCACTTAAATCGTTtagaagtatttttaaaatgataatTTTAGGTTTCAGAAGTACTTAAATGTTTTCTGGAAGCAGCATATaatcttttagagaaaatatttttaggtttcaaAACTTTCTGATAGCGTTTCTACCAAGGGTTGGTTCAAAAAAATGTCTCTAAAAGTGCTTTCACTTGttttaaaaacacatcaaaagAACCCGTAAGTTTACTTAACTGATAGTTAAAGAATCAAGTTTACCATTTGAGAGTTttcaaaatgactgaaagcgatTTTAGAAaacatatatttttaaattccaaaaacacttgaagtgtttACTACAAAAAGTACTAATTATGTGTACACCATGTTTTTCCTTGATtcatttgcatttttattaaagattaatttcaataatattttcataaaaaatgctttcagtcattttaaaaacacttctaaacGAATAGTCTCATCTTTCATTTGCATACTAATTAATTCATGGAATGATTGATCCATTTGAATTTTGATGTTCTTTCTTCTATTACACTTTTAACACCACTTGATTTTTGGAGTAATGTTTAATTTATGCAGTCATTTGGTTTTCGTTCCGCCGTAGAAATACACATGATTCTTGCAGGAGAATAAATTACGCAGAAACAACGGACATGATTCAACGGAGTGTGGGGAAACAGAAACACACACATGAACACGTAAACGAACCGTACCGAAACGAAAAATAAAGAACATGTAAAAGAAATACAGAGAAATATATGCGCACATTGTACGTACCCGTCAATACAAACACATACTGGAATTTGAAACGGTATATCAAACAGGCTGAAAAGTATTTGTTCATGGCAAACTTTTATTTCAACAAATAAATACCATGAGAACTGTCCGTCCTACCGATTAAAACGACGGCGTATGGATTCAATGACAAAGTTACATTACCAACTGAATGATTTCCATAGACTATTCTGGCCTCTATGATCCTATGCAAAAGGATTTCCTCCGATGGACGCGACGGGTTCCTGTGTTGGGACATTCCTGCAAAAACAAGCAACTTCACGTTAATCCAATATGGCAACAATGTCGAGCATCAAGCTCTTCCCCAACGCCAGCCAAGTTGAGTTTCTAAACTCTACTCGAGCATCAAGCTCTTCCCCAACGCCAGCCAAGTTGAGTTTCTAAACTCTACAAGGCATCGTCGTACTGTAGCCTGGACATTCAACTTTATCTGGTAAGGCAATCTATAACTCTAAGTGGTGACACGCTTACATCGGGTATTCATCCAATATATTTCTAAAACATGGTGTTTTAATTAGAACTCAGTAACTCCGTTCGAACATGTTCCTTAAAGCCGTCAGAACTGGTTATATGTAAAGATGAAACAGAAATGATTCTCGTTTGCGCATTCCTTTGCGACTCAATCAGATACCGTCATCTGTAGCCCATAATGGACCTCTCACAAAAGCACGGGACCCTTGTAGGTTGGTTCCACTCGACTCCACAATGACCCCACACTGTGAGCTGCCCTAGTTGTAGTAGGCAGCCCTACCTAAGTTTCTCGTGTGTTAAGAGGTCCATTTTCATCAATATCAATTCGTCCTTCCTCACCTAGTTAAAACCCGCTTTCCTTTAAGATGTCAACCTTGTTATTATCCGGCTTTGGATATAGATTGATGACCCTCTAAGTCTAACCATATGAAGTTGATAACCACacaaaaatatgagaaattaTCATGGGCCTACAACATTAAACCTTTGTCTTAAAAGATAATGGAGAGGCTAAAAAAAATAGAGAGTAGAACATAAACTTACGGAATCTGAGAACTATGTGCCTGCCCTGGCATGTATGTCAAGCCACCTACATCAAatcaaaattgaaatgaaagaaaaagataagatTGTTATGGCCAAAAATTTCAGTGGTCCTGCAGTTTCCTGTGGCAACCAATATGATGCGTCCAACAGCCATTGGATTAAAAAATATCAACCCTGGTTGGCAATAGTTGCAGGAACAAAACAAAAGGGAGAAAAGAATGTAGCTTTGCTGGCACTGAAAAGCCTACCTTCTGCTGCAGCTGGAACATACGGCATCCCAGACACTGGATTTTGCGGAAACCATGCCTGAGACTCATCGAAGAAAGAGGATTGCAAATGACCATTTGGGAGAGAGGCTTGTAAGGAGTTCATGTCCAAAAACTGAAAAAGAACACAAGACAAAATTAGAACCGAGAAATCTAAGAATTGTACGTCCGCTAGAAAACTCCATTCCAAAtcctttaatttaattgaaacatGATACAGTCTAAGAATAATATGGTAGACACTGATTAGTACCAACTTATTCCAGTCTATCAATCACACCACTTCCACTGTGACTTCCCCATGAGATTTAAATTCATTACATTACTGGGAGAATAAAAAATGCAACAAGTGTCTTATCCCACCACACTTTTAAGCCATGAATTAGTCTAAATAAAACTGAACGCGGTCAACTAACTAGAATGGTATCATATTTAATTTTCAGAGACTGGATCTTAGGCATATGTAGTCTGCAGCATTTATTACACTAATAGAACCCTTCTTTTACAGAAAATACAGTTTTGATGTCAAATATTGACTTTAGTTATCAATTCACAACTTTTACAGGAAGTACAATTCATTTCCGCTAGCAACCAAGCATCATGCTATGGTTATCCTTGACTCGGTTTTCCCTGAAAGTTGACAGATATGGTAAACAAATAATAGCATCACTCCACGCATGCCCTTAATCAGCTTCCACATTCAAAATTCTCATGCAAACACACAAACACTCACATAAAGCTAATAGAAATAGGGAACAATGCACTATAATAGAAACACAATTTCACTATAAGAACAAAGGAAAAACGACAATCCTGATGCAATAACTAACAAAAACATACCATACTGTTCTGATCCAGATCAGTATCATAAGGAAGATCAAATGGGTTATTTGATTTGTGGTCGATGGCATGTGACTTAATTTCTCCCTGTAATTTTAGGCGTGGGACAAAAGAGATTAGTATGCAACTAAGCAGATTCCATTAAACAAATCACAGGAAAGATGCTGAAGGAAATAGAAGAGTAAAAACCATTTGAGGAAGCACTTGTGGAGTATATGATTGCCCCAACACAGCATGTAGTGGCAGACTTGGATCATGGGGTTCACCTTGAGAAACAGCTCCCTGAATCCCATCTTTCCTAGATTCCTGCAAGCGAATTCCATCAGtggaagaaaataaacaatttgaaAGAAATATAAGGTTGATGCAGAAACCTCGAAAATTCTTAATCCAAAATCACGGTCACCAGCTGACGAAAGCTTGTCAGTTGCTCCTGGTTCACTGCCCTTTTCAGCCACCTCTGATGGAAGGTGTCCAATAGAATCTTCAAAAGCATTCCACGACtactcaaaaataaaatatcaacctGATTACATTCCTTCATATTCAGGCATGCCACTATGTTAAGTAAACTTTATATTCATTCATTATAATAAAGAAATCAGGTCTACATTCTCCATGGAGCCCAGCCTTAGAAGTTATGAAACCAGCCACCCATTAAAAACCATTCTTCTGAAAAGCCAAATAAGTAATTGGTGCAGGGGTAGTTTGATCATAAGATGCTTACCTGCGTGCCTCCAGTATTGGGATCTGTGACATTGTGCAAACTGTCACTCCATGGACTAGAAACTTCTGAAAAAGGTCTATGACTACTAGAGTACTCAAAAGATGGCCATTGCATGCTTGTGTTTGATGACGAGAATCCTTCAAAATTTCCAATAGAACCTCCACCATTGGAAGCTATATTTTCAAGGGTCATATTTTCGGTGGATGGAATGGAAGCTGAGGGCTGAGGCGTATCAAACGTTGCCCATCCTTCACTTTTAGGGGCAGCCTCGGCTACTTGTTTATCCAAGGTTGGAGTTGACTGCTGCTGAGGAAAGTCAGCAAATAACTCCAACGAAGGTCGGAAAACTTGAGGCTGGTCCATATTCATACATGAGTTGGAAGACGATAAAGACGGTTGAAACAAATCTATGGATGGAGACGAAGATGCTGCTGGTAACTGGAACAAATCAATGGAAAAGGCTGCAGAAGAGACTTCTGGTTTAACTGGGGCCTTGAAAAGGTCCAAGCTATCACTACTTCCAAGATGAGATGATCCCGTTAAAGAGGTGGATTTATCTGGGAAGATTCCAGTAGCTTGTTCAGGTTCGACAGCATTTGTTAAACTGCCTGAATGAAATGACTTGGGAGACATGGAATAGCTATCCACCGAGACAAAATTTCCTAAGGATGCAGTTCTCTGAACAagcaaacaagaaaacaagcaaCTAATGTCAGGTGATGGAAAAACTAGGGGCAGCATAATCTGAGTATCAAATAGAAATGATGTTAATTAGATAGGATAATGCACATATACATACCGACAAAAGCAGAAAATTAAGGTACGCACACCAATTAACATAGCactaaaaaaatggagaaatgaCTCCACTTAACTAATAGAGTGACAAATGCCTAACCAAAGAAAACATGACCCAAATCATTGATTACATTAACTTACGATCCAATTTTAAAGTTTCCCCTGTAAGTCCCAAAACCAGTTAAATTTAATGCTAcagaaatatatatacaaacacaaACAAATAGGGTAGTGTGTCTGTCCTATGAGAATATTAAAAGGTACACAGCTGTAGTTTTAAGAGGAACCTTGGATACTGCTAATCTTTTTTAATGCTATAAGCAAGTCTACAAGAAAACGACCTGCGGACAGGATATCCCTGCTGCATCTCTCTTGACATTTGCCTCTGGATGTGTATATTTTGCTTGGTGTCTTAATTCATTTAGATTATCCCATGAAGGCACAAAAGTGGGGCTACTGGATCCAGTGTCCTTCTGAAAATTAGGAGACTGTACTCCAGATCTAGACACATCACCTCCACTTGACACAGAGAAATCTGAAGCTCTTGAACCAGAGCCCTCATTTGCAAACCCGTCTTCATACATTTGCTCACTTAAACGGCCAGCACTGTAAACAAAACTCGACATCTTTCCTTCATATCGACCTCGATCAGAACCAGGCTTCCTGGTAAGTGCACCAGCTTGTTTTCCATACCGTCGATCTTCATACTGATAGTCATAAGGTGGACTTTGAGAATAGGAATGATAAGAACTAGCACGTCTCATCTCATCTTCACGGATTCTATGGGTCTGCAAGGAATAGCACAAATGAGGCCCATAATCTTTGCAGAACAACATAAGTCAAAGTGTAACAAAAGGAGATTATTGGTGTATACAGTTACAGCCAATTTATTCAGTTCTTTTGATGATGTGCATGATGTATCTGAATCTTAAAGAGACAAAAACAATTAGTTGTTTTGTAATTTCTTCATTGGAACCAAATAAGAACAGGAGGAGGCCGCTGTTATGCCCCAAGAAACGAATTAACTGGACAATTACGAAAACGCTTTTCAGTTATAGTCAATTTTTCCACagttataaataaatattcCTTAGTTCAGTGAAATAGTAGTATATTAAATACTATCATGGGCCGTCCCAATGCATTTTCACTCTCAATTATGTACCCCAATTTAGCACAGATACAAAATGACGTACTCTTatgtgttattggcactccaaaaatctaattgtgcactccaaactttctatactTACAAAGAAAATACTCTTGTGAGGAGTGCACAATTAGATtattggagtgccaataacagttCTCAAAAAAATCTCACTTTTTCATTTTCAGAAACATCAATGTTACCATGATATTTTGCGCAAATCCAAACTATCAATATATCTGCCAATATCACTATTTTAATCCATACTATTACCTGCATATCTCTTGGAGGCTTGTCAGAGGTCCTTCCTCCAGCATATTTCTTATCTACATATACACTTCTTATGAACTCACGGATTTTATCAGCCTTACTGCAAGAAGAAAACATGACATAAGTGTACACCCCCACAAATGCACATGctgaaaattgtagcaataaatCATATAACTATTACATGTTGTCTGGCAATCGTTGCCTTTGAAGGTCCCAATCCTTCAAATAAATTTCCCTTGCACGCTGATAAGAGTGAATGCCCATTAGaataaaaacaagcaaacattttctccaaagaaaaagagaattCAGCATGTACCTGGTTACCACCATTTTGAAGTGCTTCAACTTCTTGTGAAGTAAACTTGGACATGGATACCGACTTCACACGATGGGTAAACTCCCGACTATAGCACAAAATAATATGTATGATTCGATTAGGGGAACAAAAGGAAAAGTggacagagcataagtacaaCATGCCAAACAGGAAAAGAACCGCAtcattaaaacatgtgaagacACACGGTACTTACATGAAGGAAACTACATTTATGTTGCGTATG
Proteins encoded in this region:
- the LOC126593470 gene encoding F-box protein SKIP24 isoform X2, translating into MSALPDELWRRILEIGVQSCSFSYKDLCRISISSARLRRLSDEDSLWSHLLSSDLPTSSSSITSPNPSTSKSLYKIRFERERDKKMAAHRRAVLRKESQVVERSMKLREMEARLAEETQKMQATLTELSNLSRIRQASVALNLWQPEIVRGRQKQIVEQCVVPVESRFHSLEMELKLCKQHILGLERAHKDEKRRLALVEEELQSMRYHPLRNHEHIDCGDIEYNIKRKKLKRCHGQGRKP
- the LOC126593470 gene encoding F-box protein SKIP24 isoform X1, translated to MSALPDELWRRILEIGVQSCSFSYKDLCRISISSARLRRLSDEDSLWSHLLSSDLPTSSSSITSPNPSTSKSLYKIRFERERDKKMAAHRRAVLRKESQVVERSMKLREMEARLAEETQKMQATLTELSNLSRIRQASVALNLWQPEIVRGRQKQIVEQCVVPVESRFHSLEMELKLCKQHILGLERAHVSLTMLLHLEPMKDEKRRLALVEEELQSMRYHPLRNHEHIDCGDIEYNIKRKKLKRCHGQGRKP
- the LOC126593467 gene encoding probable ADP-ribosylation factor GTPase-activating protein AGD14, with the translated sequence MGSRKEEERNEKIIRGLMKLPPNRRCINCNGLGPQYVCTNFWTFVCMTCSGIHREFTHRVKSVSMSKFTSQEVEALQNGGNQRAREIYLKDWDLQRQRLPDNIKADKIREFIRSVYVDKKYAGGRTSDKPPRDMQTHRIREDEMRRASSYHSYSQSPPYDYQYEDRRYGKQAGALTRKPGSDRGRYEGKMSSFVYSAGRLSEQMYEDGFANEGSGSRASDFSVSSGGDVSRSGVQSPNFQKDTGSSSPTFVPSWDNLNELRHQAKYTHPEANVKRDAAGISCPQRTASLGNFVSVDSYSMSPKSFHSGSLTNAVEPEQATGIFPDKSTSLTGSSHLGSSDSLDLFKAPVKPEVSSAAFSIDLFQLPAASSSPSIDLFQPSLSSSNSCMNMDQPQVFRPSLELFADFPQQQSTPTLDKQVAEAAPKSEGWATFDTPQPSASIPSTENMTLENIASNGGGSIGNFEGFSSSNTSMQWPSFEYSSSHRPFSEVSSPWSDSLHNVTDPNTGGTQSWNAFEDSIGHLPSEVAEKGSEPGATDKLSSAGDRDFGLRIFEESRKDGIQGAVSQGEPHDPSLPLHAVLGQSYTPQVLPQMGEIKSHAIDHKSNNPFDLPYDTDLDQNSMFLDMNSLQASLPNGHLQSSFFDESQAWFPQNPVSGMPYVPAAAEGGLTYMPGQAHSSQIPNVPTQEPVASIGGNPFA